A DNA window from Hordeum vulgare subsp. vulgare chromosome 1H, MorexV3_pseudomolecules_assembly, whole genome shotgun sequence contains the following coding sequences:
- the LOC123405408 gene encoding uncharacterized protein LOC123405408: MQRQQRFSSLSSFYARRYPQNVVRCGDQAKAAVFRLLPRSETAPTRAASTCVSPASAEVAIEAITAGAVTSVGLALGRCTIATRNAVHRRPASSSAQTIQRDVC, translated from the exons ATGCAAAGGCAGCAACGGTTCTCCTCATTGTCTTCGTTCTATGCCAGGCGTTATCCGCAGAAT GTCGTGAGGTGCGGAGATCAGGCGAAGGCGGCCGTCTTCCGGTTGTTGCCGAGATCGGAGACGGCGCCGACAAGAGCAGCCTCAACTTGTGTAAGCCCAGCTTCTGCGGAGGTGGCTATCGAGGCAATAACTGCTGGTGCTGTGACTTCAGTGGGACTTGCTTTGGGTCGGTGCACCATTGCCACGCGAAATGCCGTCCATAGACGCCCTGCCAGTTCTTCAGCACAGACTATACAGAGGGATGTGTGTTGA